The Bacillota bacterium genome includes a window with the following:
- a CDS encoding HD-GYP domain-containing protein, which yields MAALHLVAIEKVQPGMRVAQPVFDSNGNLLIQQGVALTERYITRLAWRGITSLYVYNEGISNLNLKVDDVIRVETRLRAIRTVKKLMSQVSVGECFSDQEVKEIIENIVDEILHHEDVVVNLSDIRAKQDYHFGHSVGVCVLSLLAGVILGFDRERLKRLGEAAILHDLGKVFVPSEILEKPGPLSSAEMAEVRRHTWLGFRALYQCSTLGPDPAQVALTHHERYDGKGYPLGLAGDEIPEFARIVALADVFDALVTDRVYRRHYLPYEAVEILTAETGTHYDPKIARAFLYNIAPYPVGSHVSLNTGELGVVTKVCRGWGVRPIVTVIRDAEGRPLRDPYQIDLRFAPTVFIVDLVQDQVPVRRAGAG from the coding sequence GTGGCCGCTCTGCATTTGGTGGCGATTGAGAAGGTGCAGCCCGGAATGCGGGTAGCGCAGCCGGTTTTCGATAGCAATGGGAATCTCCTCATTCAGCAGGGGGTTGCATTGACAGAGAGGTATATCACGCGGCTTGCCTGGCGCGGGATCACTTCACTCTATGTTTACAACGAAGGCATTTCGAATCTCAATCTTAAGGTGGATGATGTAATCCGGGTTGAAACCCGCCTGCGGGCAATCCGTACGGTAAAGAAGTTGATGTCACAGGTTTCCGTTGGAGAGTGCTTTTCCGACCAGGAGGTAAAAGAGATTATAGAAAACATCGTTGACGAAATTCTTCATCACGAAGACGTGGTTGTTAACCTCTCAGATATTCGAGCGAAGCAGGACTATCATTTCGGCCATTCGGTAGGGGTTTGCGTTTTGAGTTTGCTGGCGGGGGTGATTCTGGGCTTTGACCGGGAACGCTTGAAGCGTCTGGGGGAGGCTGCAATTCTTCACGACCTGGGCAAGGTGTTCGTCCCTTCGGAAATTTTGGAAAAGCCCGGCCCCTTATCTTCGGCAGAAATGGCCGAGGTCAGACGCCATACCTGGCTGGGGTTCCGCGCCCTTTACCAGTGTTCCACCCTCGGCCCTGATCCCGCCCAGGTGGCCTTAACCCACCACGAAAGATACGATGGGAAGGGCTACCCCCTGGGTCTGGCGGGTGATGAGATCCCCGAGTTTGCCCGGATCGTTGCGCTGGCCGATGTCTTTGACGCCCTGGTCACCGACCGCGTCTACCGCAGGCATTATCTCCCTTACGAAGCCGTCGAGATTCTCACTGCCGAAACGGGAACCCACTACGATCCGAAAATTGCCCGTGCTTTTCTTTACAACATCGCTCCCTACCCTGTAGGCTCCCACGTTTCCTTGAATACAGGGGAGCTGGGGGTTGTCACGAAGGTTTGCCGGGGCTGGGGGGTCCGGCCTATCGTAACTGTTATCCGGGATGCCGAGGGGCGCCCTCTCAGGGATCCTTATCAGATTGACTTGAGATTTGCTCCTACAGTTTTTATTGTGGACCTGGTCCAGGACCAGGTTCCGGT